A genomic window from Fibrobacterota bacterium includes:
- a CDS encoding 4-hydroxy-tetrahydrodipicolinate reductase — translation MDRGLIIIGALGRMGRALQEAALAAGQPVVGLVDRPELAETPSSVDGVSVRVTASWKELTAPNRVVIDFSSPENTLSLLQSAAQHRMPLVIGTTGMGQAGEDALREAAKHVPVVAAANYSVGVNLLLELVQKAASVLGASAYDAEIVEAHHKHKKDAPSGTALMLANSLAKGRGVDLAQVANYGREGLTGARPEGEIGIHAVRGGSVVGDHWVNFFGEGERIEIHHHAESRRTFADGAVRAGIWASDKTPGLYTMRHVLGFD, via the coding sequence ATGGATCGAGGGCTGATCATCATCGGAGCGTTGGGCCGCATGGGCCGCGCTCTGCAGGAAGCGGCCCTTGCCGCCGGGCAACCGGTGGTGGGGCTCGTCGATCGGCCCGAACTTGCCGAGACGCCATCCAGCGTGGATGGCGTCTCGGTTCGTGTCACCGCAAGCTGGAAGGAACTGACCGCCCCCAACCGGGTGGTGATCGATTTCTCCAGTCCGGAAAACACGCTCTCCCTTTTGCAAAGCGCTGCCCAGCATCGCATGCCCTTGGTGATCGGCACCACCGGCATGGGTCAGGCAGGCGAAGACGCACTTCGCGAAGCCGCCAAGCACGTTCCCGTGGTCGCGGCAGCCAACTACTCCGTGGGCGTGAACCTGCTTCTGGAACTGGTCCAAAAGGCCGCTTCCGTGCTGGGTGCATCGGCCTACGACGCGGAAATCGTCGAGGCCCACCACAAGCACAAGAAGGACGCGCCCTCCGGCACGGCCCTCATGCTCGCCAACTCCCTGGCCAAGGGCCGCGGGGTGGATCTGGCCCAAGTGGCCAACTACGGACGCGAAGGCCTCACCGGCGCCCGTCCGGAAGGCGAAATCGGCATCCACGCGGTACGCGGTGGATCCGTGGTGGGCGACCACTGGGTGAATTTCTTCGGCGAGGGCGAGCGGATCGAAATCCACCACCACGCCGAAAGCCGCCGCACCTTCGCCGATGGCGCGGTCCGCGCAGGCATCTGGGCGTCTGACAAAACTCCCGGATTGTACACGATGCGCCACGTCCTCGGGTTCGATTGA
- a CDS encoding chemotaxis protein CheX, producing the protein MRSELINPFLKATMSTFQTMVNTTPQPAAPYVKAEPSLAQDVSGIIGLSGGAKGAVIISFPTKTALSTVSAFIGLNVTQIDADVTDAVGELANIIAGAAKADLSGLNVTISLPSVVVGTNHKVTTPKDIPSIVIPFTCTHGDFVVEVCIAIAEQK; encoded by the coding sequence ATGCGGTCAGAGCTTATCAATCCCTTTCTCAAGGCCACGATGTCCACCTTCCAAACGATGGTGAACACCACCCCGCAGCCTGCTGCACCGTACGTGAAGGCCGAGCCCAGTCTCGCCCAGGACGTTTCGGGGATCATCGGTCTATCCGGCGGCGCTAAAGGGGCCGTCATCATCAGCTTCCCGACGAAAACGGCCTTGTCCACTGTTTCCGCTTTCATCGGCCTGAATGTGACCCAGATCGACGCCGACGTCACCGACGCGGTGGGCGAACTGGCCAACATCATCGCGGGTGCGGCCAAGGCGGATCTGTCTGGACTCAATGTCACGATCTCGCTGCCCTCCGTGGTGGTGGGGACCAACCACAAGGTCACCACGCCCAAGGACATCCCGAGCATTGTGATTCCCTTCACCTGCACGCATGGAGACTTCGTCGTGGAAGTCTGCATCGCCATCGCTGAACAAAAGTGA
- a CDS encoding response regulator, with protein MKILLVDDSSTMRRIQKNTLGTLGFTDVDEAEDGQDAVSKVGKTTYDLVLMDWNMPNMTGIDALKAIRANPATAKVPVIMVTSESEKTRILEAIQAGATNYIVKPFTPDVLKEKLDALHG; from the coding sequence ATGAAAATCCTCCTCGTCGACGATTCCAGCACGATGCGGCGCATCCAGAAAAACACCTTGGGCACCCTCGGATTCACCGATGTGGACGAAGCCGAAGATGGACAGGATGCCGTCAGCAAGGTGGGCAAAACCACCTATGATCTGGTCCTGATGGACTGGAACATGCCCAACATGACCGGCATCGACGCGCTGAAAGCCATCCGCGCCAATCCCGCCACCGCCAAGGTCCCCGTGATCATGGTCACCTCGGAATCCGAGAAGACCAGGATCTTGGAGGCGATCCAGGCCGGTGCCACCAACTACATCGTCAAACCGTTCACCCCCGATGTGCTCAAAGAGAAGCTCGACGCCTTGCACGGATAG
- the rpsF gene encoding 30S ribosomal protein S6 — protein sequence MAKLYETVVLVGTNQEDAAIEATVRKYQEMIAAGGEIVRVDRWGKRRIAYEIQGQSHADYTVYYYHATKGSLVAEVERMLRLDESILRFLTVVDNPCGLPSLNPTTADVEPNDDADLSDKED from the coding sequence TTGGCCAAGCTGTACGAGACTGTCGTGCTTGTCGGCACGAACCAGGAGGACGCCGCCATCGAGGCGACTGTCCGCAAGTACCAGGAGATGATCGCCGCAGGCGGCGAGATCGTCCGTGTTGATCGCTGGGGCAAGCGCCGGATCGCCTACGAGATCCAGGGCCAGTCCCACGCCGACTACACCGTGTACTACTACCACGCCACCAAGGGCTCGCTCGTCGCCGAAGTCGAGCGCATGCTGCGTCTGGATGAATCGATCCTGCGGTTTCTGACCGTTGTCGACAATCCTTGCGGCTTGCCTTCCCTCAATCCGACCACCGCCGATGTCGAGCCCAATGATGACGCCGACCTCTCGGACAAGGAGGACTGA
- a CDS encoding 30S ribosomal protein S18 — MAIRRKRKKSCFFTENKILHIDYKDEKLLRRFVNERGKIVPRRMSGTAAQYQRELAVAIKRARIIGLLPFVAETMR; from the coding sequence ATGGCCATTCGTCGCAAGCGTAAGAAGAGCTGCTTCTTCACCGAAAACAAGATCCTCCACATCGACTACAAGGACGAAAAGCTTTTGCGCCGCTTCGTCAACGAGCGTGGCAAGATCGTTCCTCGTCGCATGTCGGGCACAGCGGCGCAATACCAGCGCGAGCTGGCCGTCGCCATCAAGCGCGCGCGCATCATCGGACTCCTGCCATTCGTGGCAGAGACCATGCGCTGA
- a CDS encoding 50S ribosomal protein L9 yields the protein MNIILKSDIKGLGKAFEVVKVRDGFGRNWLLPQGLALAATKANLHNLEVEKKRQAARDTQLKATAQELSKKLGSISVTVSVRVHEGDKLYGSVGSQEIAEKLAEAGVKLDKALIVLDEPIKALGVFHVPVRLHADVEAKVKVWVVKAAG from the coding sequence ATGAATATCATCCTCAAGTCTGATATCAAGGGTCTCGGCAAGGCTTTCGAAGTGGTCAAGGTCCGTGATGGATTCGGCCGCAACTGGCTTTTGCCCCAAGGCTTGGCGCTCGCCGCCACCAAGGCCAACCTGCACAATCTGGAAGTCGAAAAGAAGCGTCAAGCCGCTCGCGACACCCAGCTCAAGGCCACTGCCCAGGAGCTTTCCAAGAAGCTCGGCAGCATCTCCGTGACCGTCAGCGTCCGCGTCCACGAGGGCGACAAGCTCTACGGTTCGGTTGGATCGCAGGAAATCGCAGAGAAGCTCGCCGAAGCCGGTGTGAAGCTGGACAAGGCGCTCATCGTCCTGGATGAACCGATCAAGGCTCTTGGCGTATTCCATGTCCCCGTGCGCCTGCACGCCGACGTGGAAGCCAAGGTCAAGGTCTGGGTCGTCAAGGCCGCGGGCTAA